A genome region from Candidatus Spechtbacterales bacterium includes the following:
- a CDS encoding tyrosine-type recombinase/integrase: protein MENILDKTDRALKLRNYSPKTHKAYTFYIKEYISFCKGKGIKDKQKAIEDYLLDKHMRKQSPQTINLALNAVKFLYAEVLKDPQKIDLKFAKRSKKLPIVLSRSEIQKIIEATDNSKYKLMISLGYACGLRVSEVVSLKVADLDIDELVVHIKGAKGKKDRISVLPEKLQNDLRNIIAGKSRNDFIFASNRGGALTTTSLQKMFRKSLSRAQVQKPATFHSLRHSFATHLLENGTDVRYVQELLGHSNIRTTQIYTQVTNPKLKNIKSPL from the coding sequence TTCTATATAAAAGAGTATATCAGTTTTTGTAAAGGGAAAGGAATTAAAGACAAGCAAAAAGCTATTGAGGATTATTTGCTCGATAAGCATATGCGGAAACAATCTCCGCAAACAATCAATCTGGCCCTTAACGCTGTAAAGTTCTTGTATGCGGAAGTTCTTAAAGATCCGCAAAAGATTGACCTAAAATTTGCGAAGAGAAGTAAAAAGTTACCGATCGTATTATCACGCTCTGAAATTCAGAAGATTATTGAAGCAACTGATAATTCAAAATATAAGCTTATGATCTCGCTCGGGTATGCATGCGGCTTGCGAGTAAGTGAGGTAGTAAGCTTAAAGGTTGCAGACTTAGATATTGATGAGCTTGTTGTGCATATCAAGGGAGCAAAGGGTAAAAAGGATAGGATTAGTGTGTTGCCAGAAAAATTGCAAAATGACTTGCGTAACATCATTGCTGGTAAGAGTCGGAATGATTTTATTTTTGCTTCTAATCGAGGAGGTGCGCTCACAACCACATCTCTGCAGAAGATGTTTCGCAAAAGTTTATCAAGGGCACAAGTGCAGAAGCCAGCAACTTTTCACTCGCTTCGTCACTCCTTCGCTACACATTTACTAGAAAATGGCACAGACGTCCGATATGTGCAAGAGTTGCTCGGGCACAGCAACATACGAACAACACAAATATACACACAGGTTACTAATCCAAAGTTAAAAAATATTAAGAGTCCATTATAA
- the rocD gene encoding ornithine--oxo-acid transaminase, whose translation MSASDSVIESVKKWGAHNYDRIPVVIERGAGVWVWDMEGNKYMDFLSAYSALNQGHNHPKIVEALTKQASELYLTSCAFYSTRLGEFVEYLARLCKKEAVLPMNTGAEAVESAIKIARKWGYQEKGIPQGKAEIVVFGNNFHGRTTTIVGFSSQGQYREGFGPFTPGFKLVEYGDLDAVTSAVTENTVAILVEPIQGEGGIIVPPEGYLTALRGLCTKENVLFMADEIQTGLGRTGRMFACDHEGVVPDIYILGKALGGGAYPVSAVVANRKIMDVLGPGDHGSTFGGNPLGSAAALAALKALKEEGMARNARAIGDRLKKELASLKSPHIKEIRGKGLMLGIELKEDAGPARDFCLKLKENGILCNNTHGNVVRFAPPLITTHNNIDWAMERIAKVF comes from the coding sequence ATGTCCGCAAGCGATAGTGTAATTGAATCTGTAAAAAAGTGGGGAGCCCACAACTACGACCGGATTCCCGTCGTAATTGAAAGGGGAGCAGGTGTCTGGGTATGGGACATGGAAGGAAATAAGTATATGGATTTTCTTTCCGCGTATTCAGCTTTAAACCAGGGACATAATCATCCTAAAATTGTTGAAGCACTGACAAAACAAGCTTCGGAACTGTATCTTACCTCGTGTGCTTTTTACAGCACGCGCCTTGGAGAATTTGTAGAATATCTGGCTAGGCTTTGCAAAAAAGAAGCAGTTTTGCCAATGAACACAGGAGCTGAAGCGGTTGAGTCCGCCATAAAGATAGCCAGAAAATGGGGTTATCAGGAGAAGGGAATACCGCAAGGTAAAGCCGAAATTGTTGTATTTGGCAACAACTTTCACGGCAGAACAACTACAATAGTTGGTTTTTCTTCTCAGGGGCAGTACAGGGAAGGTTTCGGTCCTTTTACCCCCGGGTTTAAGCTTGTGGAGTATGGTGATTTGGATGCCGTTACATCTGCTGTAACAGAAAATACCGTGGCAATTCTTGTAGAACCTATTCAGGGCGAAGGCGGTATAATTGTGCCACCTGAGGGCTATCTTACTGCTTTGCGGGGATTGTGCACCAAGGAAAACGTTTTATTTATGGCAGATGAAATTCAGACAGGACTTGGCAGAACAGGCAGAATGTTTGCGTGCGACCATGAAGGTGTCGTGCCTGATATCTATATTTTAGGTAAAGCGCTCGGTGGCGGAGCATATCCTGTTTCCGCTGTTGTTGCCAACCGTAAAATAATGGATGTACTCGGCCCGGGAGATCACGGTTCTACTTTTGGCGGGAATCCGCTTGGGAGCGCTGCGGCGCTCGCCGCCCTTAAGGCGTTAAAAGAAGAGGGTATGGCGCGTAACGCGCGCGCAATAGGGGACCGTTTAAAGAAAGAGCTTGCGTCTTTAAAGTCGCCACACATTAAAGAGATTCGCGGCAAAGGGCTTATGCTTGGTATTGAGCTGAAAGAAGACGCCGGTCCCGCTCGAGACTTTTGCCTTAAACTTAAGGAAAATGGTATTCTGTGCAACAATACACATGGAAATGTAGTCAGGTTTGCACCACCGCTTATTACCACTCATAACAATATTGACTGGGCAATGGAGCGGATAGCTAAAGTTTTTTAA
- a CDS encoding inositol monophosphatase family protein encodes MDKIEKMENSIEWKERFEQTTVDSLRRALSVHDNLGEAGEELVQKNQFGETALRVDIECEKAILDFLKETGVPIRVISEEHGQVDITENPRYLGILDGLDGSNVYKKERGRARYGTMFGIFNTVDPNYEDYLTSGIMEHPTKRLFIAQKNNGAFVVEGIQRTQIHSSDRTQLSPDVNIYIDEYFEINKDTFSRKLQDFKPTSRDFSVGSSAVHYVDVASGVADLALECTRKNNLEIAVAYGLETEAGAVMVDLEGVSIGDKKYLEFGQKEKTPIITAATRGLAEELLERIKSRV; translated from the coding sequence ATGGATAAAATTGAAAAAATGGAAAATTCAATCGAATGGAAAGAACGATTTGAGCAAACAACCGTTGATAGTTTGCGCAGAGCATTATCGGTACACGATAATCTTGGTGAAGCCGGCGAAGAACTTGTTCAAAAAAACCAATTCGGAGAAACCGCGTTGAGAGTTGACATAGAGTGTGAAAAAGCAATCCTCGATTTTCTGAAAGAGACGGGAGTTCCAATTCGCGTTATTTCTGAAGAACATGGACAAGTCGATATAACAGAAAATCCGCGCTATTTAGGAATTTTAGACGGGCTGGACGGATCAAATGTTTATAAAAAAGAAAGGGGGCGCGCCCGGTACGGAACAATGTTTGGAATTTTTAACACTGTTGATCCAAATTATGAAGATTACCTTACTAGCGGAATAATGGAGCACCCAACCAAACGTTTGTTTATTGCACAAAAAAATAATGGAGCTTTTGTTGTTGAGGGAATCCAAAGAACACAAATTCATTCTTCGGATAGAACCCAACTAAGCCCCGATGTAAACATATATATTGATGAATACTTTGAAATAAATAAAGATACTTTTTCAAGAAAATTACAAGATTTCAAACCCACATCACGAGATTTTTCCGTGGGTTCTTCTGCTGTTCACTATGTTGATGTCGCCTCTGGCGTTGCAGACTTAGCTCTTGAATGTACGCGTAAAAACAATCTCGAAATTGCTGTCGCGTATGGGCTAGAAACAGAGGCCGGTGCTGTGATGGTTGATTTGGAAGGCGTATCAATTGGAGATAAAAAATATTTGGAATTTGGACAAAAAGAAAAAACTCCAATCATTACTGCCGCGACAAGAGGGTTGGCAGAAGAATTGCTAGAACGGATAAAATCAAGAGTTTAA
- a CDS encoding M48 family metallopeptidase has product MASLYTHKDSNIRKTWFLITGFFILTMFLGWFLSYYFNAPGILVIAIAISIFMSVGSYWWSDKMVIAMTRAKPVPDEGRFEEIHNIIENLAITAGLPKPKLYVLEERAPNAFATGRNPEHAVVAVTTGLLEILDRPELEGVLAHEMSHIGNRDMLVSTVVVVLAGVIIYATDILFRSMLWGGVGGRNNDSRAGGVIMIVGLVAMILAPILATILKLAVSRKREFLADASGALLTRYPEGLASALEKISQDPTKMRFANNATAHLFFENPFKADKRGAQDKEVGKFAKLFMTHPPVQERVKALKEM; this is encoded by the coding sequence ATGGCATCACTTTACACTCACAAGGATTCAAACATCAGAAAGACGTGGTTTTTAATCACGGGTTTTTTTATTTTAACAATGTTTTTAGGCTGGTTTCTTAGTTATTATTTTAATGCTCCGGGAATACTTGTTATAGCTATTGCAATCAGTATATTTATGAGCGTGGGAAGCTACTGGTGGAGCGATAAAATGGTAATTGCTATGACACGCGCTAAGCCTGTGCCGGATGAGGGCAGATTTGAAGAAATACATAATATTATAGAAAATCTTGCAATTACCGCGGGACTACCTAAGCCCAAATTATATGTTCTTGAAGAGAGAGCTCCAAACGCGTTTGCTACAGGGCGTAATCCGGAACACGCAGTGGTTGCTGTAACAACAGGCCTTCTTGAGATTTTAGACAGACCCGAACTTGAAGGTGTTTTGGCGCATGAGATGAGCCATATTGGCAATCGCGACATGCTTGTTTCAACTGTTGTTGTGGTTTTGGCAGGTGTGATAATTTATGCAACTGATATTTTATTTCGCAGTATGCTTTGGGGTGGTGTTGGCGGAAGAAATAACGATTCAAGAGCCGGAGGAGTTATTATGATAGTTGGCTTGGTGGCCATGATATTGGCGCCTATTTTAGCTACAATTTTAAAACTGGCCGTGTCTCGTAAAAGAGAATTTCTTGCCGATGCGTCGGGCGCTCTTTTAACGCGTTATCCTGAGGGGCTTGCAAGCGCTTTGGAAAAAATATCACAGGATCCGACAAAGATGCGTTTTGCAAACAACGCTACAGCACACTTATTTTTTGAAAACCCATTTAAAGCTGACAAAAGAGGTGCTCAAGATAAGGAAGTTGGCAAATTCGCAAAGTTATTTATGACGCACCCACCCGTACAGGAAAGAGTAAAGGCGTTAAAAGAGATGTAG
- a CDS encoding LemA family protein has translation MDTVVIFSAVLIFLALAVVFMYNGLIRSRNRVREAWADIDVQLKRRHDLIPNLVDTVKGYMTHEREVLQNVTKARTEVMQAQSPEDRQKGENMLTDALKSLFAVSENYPDLKASQNFLELQRELSDTENKIQAARRFYNTNVRDYNTTIESVPTNLIAGMFRFKHEELFKIEIETERGVPNVEF, from the coding sequence ATGGATACAGTAGTAATATTTTCAGCAGTTTTAATATTTTTGGCTCTTGCCGTTGTTTTTATGTACAACGGGTTAATAAGAAGTCGAAACCGTGTACGCGAAGCTTGGGCAGATATAGACGTTCAGTTAAAGAGAAGGCACGATCTTATCCCTAATCTTGTTGATACGGTTAAGGGTTATATGACCCACGAAAGAGAAGTTCTTCAAAACGTCACAAAGGCGCGAACCGAGGTTATGCAGGCGCAAAGTCCTGAAGACCGCCAGAAGGGAGAAAACATGCTTACAGACGCTTTAAAGAGCCTTTTTGCGGTATCAGAGAATTACCCGGACCTAAAGGCGTCCCAAAACTTCCTTGAGCTTCAAAGGGAGCTTTCCGATACAGAAAATAAGATACAGGCAGCCCGACGCTTTTACAACACCAATGTCCGTGATTACAATACAACAATAGAATCTGTTCCAACTAATCTTATAGCGGGAATGTTTCGTTTTAAGCACGAGGAACTCTTTAAGATAGAGATAGAAACAGAGCGAGGTGTTCCTAATGTGGAGTTTTAG